In a single window of the Streptomyces cinnabarinus genome:
- a CDS encoding SRPBCC domain-containing protein: MELEVFVPVATARLREALADPARVARALPGLQQDAGAETPMAGRLKVRVGGHTITYRGALTFSAREDGSYGLEGEATEARGTGSVKLSLTLRPRESDNGTTLTIDATATADGRITQLPPDQVHSAATRLLTRFAENLGTTAEQEQEQDQDQEPAQGQEQEPDQPEQPPATTPEPAAADGEEPPQGPPAPDDESGTGAAGGNRPAEGEAETAPEAAHARRTMIGRSAEEVDHAPPRGRYAPVPAPQPTPPVNTLRWAAPAAALAVASAIVVSRVLRRRR; this comes from the coding sequence ATGGAGCTTGAGGTGTTCGTTCCGGTTGCCACGGCTCGCTTGCGGGAGGCGCTGGCCGACCCTGCGCGAGTAGCCCGCGCCCTGCCAGGGCTCCAACAGGACGCGGGCGCCGAGACCCCGATGGCAGGCCGCCTGAAGGTACGGGTGGGCGGCCACACGATCACCTATCGGGGTGCCCTGACCTTCTCCGCCCGCGAGGACGGCTCGTACGGCCTGGAGGGCGAGGCGACGGAGGCGCGGGGGACGGGCTCGGTGAAGCTGTCCCTGACACTGCGGCCCCGCGAATCGGACAACGGCACGACCCTCACCATCGATGCCACGGCGACAGCGGACGGCCGCATCACCCAACTCCCCCCGGACCAGGTCCACTCGGCAGCCACCAGACTGCTGACCCGTTTCGCGGAGAACCTGGGAACGACGGCGGAGCAGGAGCAGGAGCAGGACCAGGACCAGGAGCCGGCCCAGGGCCAGGAGCAGGAGCCGGACCAGCCGGAGCAGCCCCCGGCCACCACCCCCGAGCCCGCGGCCGCCGACGGCGAGGAACCCCCGCAGGGGCCACCCGCACCCGACGACGAAAGCGGCACGGGCGCTGCGGGTGGGAACAGACCGGCCGAAGGCGAAGCCGAGACCGCTCCGGAGGCGGCGCACGCCAGACGCACCATGATCGGCCGCTCCGCGGAAGAGGTCGACCACGCCCCGCCGAGAGGGCGATACGCCCCCGTCCCCGCCCCGCAGCCCACCCCACCGGTCAACACCCTCCGCTGGGCCGCCCCCGCCGCCGCCCTCGCCGTCGCCTCCGCGATCGTCGTCAGCCGGGTCCTGAGAAGACGCCGCTGA
- a CDS encoding pyridoxal phosphate-dependent aminotransferase — translation MAAMTSSARPLLNRSLAEFGTTIFAEMSALALRTESINLGQGFPDTDGPEEIREAAVRALRDGRGNQYPPGPGVPELRLAVAAHQERLYGLAHDPDTEVLVTAGATEAIAAALLALLEPGDEVVALEPYYDSYAACIAMAGARRVPVTLRPSRGPRDGVANRHFRLDLDELRAAVTDRTRLLLINTPHNPTGTVLTREELAAVAELAVERDLLVVTDEVYEHLVFDGAEHLPLATFPGMRERTVTIGSAGKTFSFTGWKVGWVTGAPALVSAVRSAKQFLTYVASGPFQYAVAEALALPGTYFAGFRADMQAKRDLLASGLAEAGFEVFTSAGTYFITTDIRPLGESDGFAFCRALPERAGVVAIPNAVFYDHRDAGAPFVRFAFCKRTEVLQEAVQRLKRLAG, via the coding sequence ATGGCCGCCATGACCTCAAGCGCGCGTCCCCTTCTGAATCGCAGCCTCGCCGAGTTCGGAACGACGATCTTCGCCGAGATGTCGGCGCTGGCCCTGCGGACCGAATCCATCAATCTGGGTCAGGGATTCCCGGACACGGACGGGCCCGAGGAGATCCGGGAGGCGGCGGTGCGCGCGCTGCGCGACGGGCGCGGCAACCAGTACCCGCCGGGTCCGGGCGTGCCCGAGCTGCGGCTGGCGGTGGCCGCGCACCAGGAGCGGCTGTACGGGCTGGCCCACGACCCGGACACCGAGGTGCTGGTGACGGCGGGCGCGACGGAGGCCATCGCGGCGGCGCTGCTGGCGCTGCTGGAGCCCGGCGACGAGGTGGTGGCGCTGGAGCCGTACTACGACTCCTACGCGGCCTGTATCGCGATGGCGGGCGCCCGCCGCGTCCCGGTCACCCTGCGCCCGTCGAGGGGCCCACGCGACGGAGTCGCAAATCGACACTTCCGCCTCGACCTCGACGAGCTGCGTGCCGCGGTCACCGACCGCACCCGGCTGCTGCTGATCAACACCCCGCACAACCCGACCGGCACGGTCCTCACCCGCGAGGAGCTGGCGGCGGTGGCGGAGCTGGCCGTGGAGCGGGACCTGCTGGTCGTCACGGACGAGGTGTACGAGCACCTGGTCTTCGACGGCGCCGAGCACCTGCCGCTGGCGACCTTCCCCGGGATGCGGGAGCGGACGGTCACCATCGGGTCGGCGGGCAAGACGTTCTCCTTCACCGGCTGGAAGGTCGGCTGGGTGACCGGGGCGCCCGCACTGGTCAGCGCGGTGCGCTCGGCGAAGCAGTTCCTGACGTACGTCGCCTCCGGGCCGTTCCAGTACGCCGTCGCCGAGGCGCTCGCGCTGCCCGGCACCTACTTCGCCGGCTTCCGCGCGGACATGCAGGCCAAGCGGGATCTGCTGGCGTCGGGGCTGGCGGAGGCGGGGTTCGAGGTGTTCACCTCGGCGGGCACCTACTTCATCACCACCGACATCCGCCCCCTCGGCGAGAGCGACGGCTTCGCCTTCTGCCGGGCCCTGCCCGAGCGGGCCGGGGTGGTCGCCATCCCCAACGCCGTCTTCTACGACCACCGGGACGCGGGGGCGCCCTTCGTCCGGTTCGCGTTCTGCAAGCGCACTGAGGTGCTCCAGGAGGCCGTACAGCGGCTGAAGCGGCTCGCGGGCTGA
- a CDS encoding DUF2617 family protein, with product MLTTLNTSYTDTRAGDLAWALGREPLPALATLDLELCGAKLQLRLLGASHQVLLEEERGGCSETVACIPGSSTPLPLGVAKRVGDWEYEFAARVEVLAPGQFAGRAQELLALVADHPHGLAGVFPGSPHAFTAMLAHRHEGQVHWRTWHAYPQDGQLVATRTRVGVRVPVSA from the coding sequence ATGCTCACGACCCTGAACACCTCCTACACCGACACGCGCGCGGGCGACCTCGCCTGGGCCCTGGGGCGTGAGCCGCTCCCCGCACTGGCCACCCTCGACCTCGAACTGTGCGGGGCGAAGCTCCAGTTGAGACTGCTCGGCGCATCCCACCAGGTGCTCCTGGAGGAGGAGCGGGGCGGCTGTTCGGAGACCGTGGCATGCATCCCGGGCAGCAGCACACCCCTGCCCCTGGGCGTCGCCAAACGCGTCGGGGACTGGGAGTACGAATTCGCCGCCCGCGTCGAGGTGCTGGCGCCGGGTCAGTTCGCGGGCCGAGCCCAGGAGTTGCTGGCTCTGGTCGCCGACCACCCGCACGGACTGGCCGGGGTCTTCCCCGGCAGCCCGCACGCCTTCACCGCGATGCTGGCGCACCGGCACGAGGGGCAGGTGCACTGGCGGACCTGGCACGCCTACCCGCAGGACGGCCAGTTGGTGGCGACCCGGACCCGGGTCGGGGTCCGTGTTCCGGTGAGCGCCTGA
- a CDS encoding polyamine aminopropyltransferase encodes MIEPHAPAPPGTPAPWGGPARLPVRPATGRFLVLACVFVCAACGLVYELELVALASYLIGDSVTQASVVLSVMVFAMGLGSLVAKRLRWHAAAGFGAIEAVLALVGGCSALALYGVFAWTGGWGGLWGQGPRVLLVTFSLAIGLLIGAEVPLLMELIQRIRRQDAGGAVADLFAADYVGALVGGLAFPFLLLPLLGQLTGALLTGAVNVLAGGALVLGLFGRDLTRRGRWLLLTANCTVLGLLAAAAVHVDDFERAARHAVYGADVRVALQTDVQEVVLTGGTDGRPVDLFLDGRLRVSGRDEHRYHEALVHPAMNGPHTRVLILGGGDGLAAREVLRHPGVRRVDVVELDAEVVRLAREDPALKRLNGQVYDDPRVRVVTADAFRQLRRTPTVRYDVVVSDLPDPGITASTKLYSQEFYGLTRRMLTADGRLVVHAGPVTSRPRAFWTVESTLRAAGLRTAPYSVAGRDRGFAAGPDRSSGRADAPHDWGFVLATRGPAAPEPRLSPEGPRLRTLTDERLREDARAAEESRVRGLPPSTLVHPRY; translated from the coding sequence GTGATCGAACCGCACGCGCCCGCCCCGCCCGGCACCCCGGCCCCCTGGGGCGGCCCGGCGCGGCTGCCCGTCCGGCCGGCGACAGGCCGGTTCCTGGTGCTGGCGTGCGTCTTCGTCTGCGCGGCCTGCGGACTCGTGTACGAGCTCGAACTGGTCGCCCTCGCCTCCTACTTGATCGGCGACTCGGTCACCCAGGCCTCCGTGGTGCTGTCCGTCATGGTCTTCGCGATGGGCCTCGGCTCCCTCGTCGCCAAGCGACTGCGCTGGCATGCCGCCGCCGGATTCGGCGCGATCGAGGCCGTACTCGCCCTGGTCGGCGGATGCAGTGCGCTGGCGCTGTACGGCGTGTTCGCCTGGACCGGCGGCTGGGGCGGGCTGTGGGGACAGGGGCCCCGGGTGCTGCTGGTCACCTTCTCGCTCGCCATCGGCCTGCTGATCGGCGCCGAAGTCCCGTTGCTGATGGAGCTGATCCAGCGCATCCGCCGCCAGGACGCGGGCGGCGCGGTGGCCGACCTGTTTGCCGCGGACTACGTCGGCGCGCTCGTCGGCGGCCTGGCCTTTCCCTTCCTTCTCCTGCCCCTGCTCGGCCAGTTGACGGGAGCGCTGCTCACCGGCGCGGTCAATGTGCTGGCGGGCGGCGCGCTGGTGCTCGGTCTGTTCGGCCGCGATCTGACCCGGCGCGGGCGCTGGCTGCTGCTCACCGCCAACTGCACCGTCCTCGGTCTGCTCGCCGCGGCCGCCGTCCATGTCGACGACTTCGAAAGGGCCGCCCGGCACGCGGTGTACGGCGCCGACGTCCGCGTAGCGCTCCAGACCGACGTGCAGGAGGTCGTCCTCACCGGCGGCACCGACGGCCGCCCGGTCGACCTCTTCCTCGACGGCCGCCTCCGTGTCAGCGGCCGCGACGAGCACCGCTACCACGAGGCCCTGGTCCACCCCGCGATGAACGGCCCGCACACCCGGGTGCTGATCCTCGGCGGCGGCGACGGCCTGGCCGCCCGCGAGGTGCTGCGCCACCCGGGCGTGCGCCGCGTGGACGTCGTCGAGCTCGACGCGGAGGTCGTCCGACTGGCCCGCGAGGACCCGGCGCTGAAGCGCCTCAACGGCCAGGTGTACGACGATCCGCGCGTCCGTGTCGTGACAGCGGACGCCTTCCGCCAGCTGCGCCGCACCCCGACGGTGCGCTACGACGTCGTCGTCTCCGACCTCCCCGACCCCGGGATCACCGCGAGCACCAAGCTCTACTCGCAGGAGTTCTACGGCCTGACCCGGCGGATGCTGACGGCCGACGGGCGCCTGGTGGTGCACGCGGGCCCGGTGACCTCCCGGCCCCGGGCCTTCTGGACGGTCGAGTCGACGCTGCGGGCGGCGGGCCTGCGGACCGCGCCGTACTCCGTGGCGGGCCGGGACCGAGGGTTCGCGGCGGGCCCGGACCGCTCCTCGGGCCGGGCGGACGCCCCGCACGACTGGGGCTTTGTCCTCGCGACCCGGGGCCCCGCCGCACCGGAGCCGCGGCTCTCCCCCGAGGGCCCACGCCTGCGCACCCTGACGGACGAGCGGCTGCGGGAGGACGCGAGGGCGGCGGAGGAGTCACGGGTACGGGGGCTTCCGCCGTCCACGCTGGTGCATCCGCGCTACTGA
- a CDS encoding aldose 1-epimerase, which produces MSNEDITLTVGDAQVTVQPGNGGRIGGLRVAGTELLRQGDRFGCFPMVPWCGRIRDGRFRDGATVRRMPLNSPPHAIHGTARDGAWRTARTTTDEAVITYDLVDPWPHSARVTQVVALTESSLTLTMSIETYQDSFPAQIGWHPWFHRTLDGADVTLDFAPAWQEERGADHLPTGHRIDPKPGPWDDCFGMPDGVDVTLTWPGRLALKVTSPEQWVVVYDEQDAAVCVEPQTGPPDGLNTLPRLVTPLEPLEATTTWSWTRL; this is translated from the coding sequence GTGAGTAACGAAGACATCACGCTGACCGTGGGCGACGCGCAGGTGACCGTGCAACCGGGCAACGGCGGAAGAATCGGCGGCCTGCGCGTGGCAGGGACCGAACTCCTGCGCCAGGGAGACCGTTTCGGCTGCTTCCCCATGGTCCCCTGGTGCGGCCGGATCAGGGACGGCCGCTTCCGCGACGGCGCCACCGTCCGCCGGATGCCGCTCAACTCCCCGCCGCACGCCATCCACGGCACGGCCCGCGACGGCGCCTGGCGCACCGCCCGCACCACCACCGACGAGGCGGTGATCACGTACGACCTGGTGGACCCCTGGCCGCACAGTGCCCGCGTCACCCAGGTCGTCGCCCTCACCGAGAGCTCGCTGACGCTCACCATGTCGATCGAGACGTACCAGGACTCCTTCCCGGCGCAGATCGGCTGGCACCCGTGGTTCCACCGCACCCTCGACGGCGCGGACGTGACCCTCGACTTCGCCCCCGCCTGGCAGGAGGAGCGCGGGGCGGACCATCTGCCCACCGGCCACCGGATCGACCCCAAGCCGGGCCCCTGGGACGACTGCTTCGGCATGCCGGACGGAGTCGACGTCACCCTGACCTGGCCGGGACGGCTCGCGCTCAAGGTCACCAGCCCCGAGCAGTGGGTCGTCGTCTACGACGAGCAGGACGCCGCCGTCTGCGTGGAGCCGCAGACCGGCCCGCCCGACGGCCTGAACACGCTCCCG